The Leptospira paudalimensis region TGTGATTATGATGGAAGTATCCAGGAACACTGGTCCAACTTCTGGATTCTTAGAAAAAGTAAGAGAGATTGCAACAAAGAATGGAATCGTACTCATCTTTGATGAATGTACTTCTGGTTTTCGACAAACCTTTGGTGGTTTACATAAACAATATAAAGTTGATCCTGACATGGCAATTTTTGGCAAAACACTTGGAAATGGTTATGCCATTACTGCCATCATTGGCAGAAGAAATATAATGGAATCGGCCCAAGCAACTTTTATCAGTAGTACATTTTGGACTGAACGCATTGGACCGACTGCTGCATTGAAGACATTGGAAGTGATGGAGAAATTAAAATCGTGGGAAATTATCACTGCGATTGGAAATCAAATCACGGAAGCATGGAAATCATTAGCGAGTGAGACTAAACTTGAAATGGATTATTGGGGTTTACCTGCACTTTGTGGTTTCACTGTAAAAAGTCCAAATGCATTAAAGTACAAAACGTACATCACACAAGAAATGTTAAAAAAAGGATATTTAGCAGGAACTTCAGTCTATGCTTGTATCAGTCATACGGATGAGATCATTGAGAAATACTTAGAAAATTTAAGACCTATTTTCCAAGTGATCTCAGAATGTGAAAATGGAAAGGATATAGATTCCCTATTGGAAGGACCTGTTTGCCATTCTGGTTTTAGCCGATTGAACTAAAGGTTTTTAAGTTCGTTTGTGGTTCTTTTTTTAACTGAATATTTTCGATCAAATGGACTAGGGCATCTCAGGCGATGTATTGCCTTTTCTGAATTGTTTGAAAGTGAAGGGATTAAAACTAAAATTCTCGTCAATACAGATCACGAAGACGCAGAAATCTTCCAATCAGAATTAAATCAACAAAATTGGTTGGTACAAAATCAATTGGAAACTTGGTATGATGCGATCATCATAGATTCATACCGTGCTGAAGCTGCTGATTATGAACACTTTAAACAATATACACATCATTTAGTTGCGATTGATGATGACAAACGGATAGAGTATCCGTCAGGTTGTATCATTTACAATGGCGGACTTGGAGGTTTGGTTTACCAATACGATCCAAATCGATATAAAAAGATATTGGTTGGTCCTGAGTATGCTTTATTAAGAAAAGAATTTAGAGAGAATCGAATAGAGAAAAAAATAAATCAAAATATCGATAGGATACTCATTACGATGGGAGGAAGTGATCCTTTACACTTAACTTCCAAATTGATACAATTCTACCATTCTGAATTTCCATCATCAAAGTTGGATGTGATTGTTGGACCTGGATTTACAGAATTTACAGAGGAAGAGTTCCATCAATTTCCATATCTCAAGAAATATAGAAATCTAGATGCTCGTTCCATGTGCGAACTTATGTTACAAGTTGACTTGTGTATTACTGCAGGTGGACAAACAATCTATGAACTTGGAAAATTAGGGATTCCTTTTATTGTGATCCAAACTGCAGAGAACCAAACAGGGAATATTTCTGGACTTGTGAAATCAGGTGTCATTGAATCTTACATAGAGCCAAGTCGGGGAGATTTTTTAACAAATCTTTCCCAGTTAAACCAGAAACTGACAAATGTTTCCGTCCGACAAAATATGAGTACAAAACTAAAAACGATCTTTCAGATCAAATCTTTTGATATCGTTGGATCTATTTTAAACTAAATGAACGAAGTGATCTTTTGTGGTTTTGGTGCCTTGGGCCAAAGTTGTTTATCCGAACTTATAAACGCTGGTTTAAATGTAACTCATGTATTAACACACAAAGAATTGAAATCTGATTCTGTTGATACACTTGCACTAGAAAATAAGATTCCTTTTTACTATTCTGATTTGAGAAAAGACCAAATCCTTTTGCATGAACTGAAGAGTAAAAAAATCAAATATCTCATCAGTGTGAACTATCGTTATATTATTCCTAACCAGTTGTTAAACTCTGCAGAATACCCACTGAATATCCATGGTTCTTTATTACCTAAGTATAGGGGAAGGGCTCCACATATATGGGCCATTATCAATGGTGAGGCTTTTACAGGTGTGACTTGCCATATCATGGAAGCCACAGTTGATACAGGACCAATTTATAGCCAAATTAAAATTCCTATTTCCGCTGAGACAACTGGCAATGACATCATCAATGAATTTAAAGCAATCTACCCAAAGGTATTAAGTGAGACTTTGGAAAAAATAGACAATCAATACATACCAACTCCTCAAAAAGAAGAGGAAGCAACGTATTTTGGGAAACGGATTCCTGAGATGGGTTATATCGACATACTCAAATCGAAAAAGTCGATTTTAAACTTTGTTCGGGCACAAACTCGGCCTTATCCTGGGGCTTATTATTTTTTACCTACGGGGGAAAAGATCATCATTTATAAAATTTCAGAATTCAACTCAAACGAAAACCAAACTAATTTATTTTTGGGAAGTATACGGAAGTTTAACGAAGGTTATTTGATTGGTGTTTCTGATGGAATTTTAATAATTACGGAATATGAAATTATATGAACTTTGAATTTTCGCGAAATAAAAAACCATTTATCATTGCAGAGATGTCAGGAAATCACAACCAATCTTTGGAAAGAGCATTGGAGATAATAGACTCTGCTGCTAGTTGTGGCGTAGCAGCAATTAAGATTCAAACCTATACTGCTGATACTCTTACCATTGACAAAGGTGATGGAGAGTTTTTTATTTCCGATCCAAAAAGTTTATGGAAGGGGACTTCTCTTTACGAGTTGTATAAAAAAGCATATACCCCTTGGGAATGGCACAAAGCTATTTTTGAACATGCAAATAAAAAGGGAGTATTATGTTTTAGTTCTCCTTTCGATTTTACTGCCGTTGATTTTTTAGAATCTCTAAATGCACCTGCTTATAAGATTGCTTCGTTTGAGAATAATGATTTACCTCTCATCCGAAAAGTGGCTGCAACAAAAAAGCCCATTATCATTTCAACGGGCATGGCCACCATTGCTGAGATTGCAGAAGCAGTGGATGCTGTTCGTTCAGTTGGGAATGAAAATCTGACCCTTTTGAAATGTACAAGTACCTATCCTGCAAGTCCAGAAAATACAAACATTCTTAGTATCCCAGCAATGAGAGATATGTTTCGTTGTGAGGTTGGCTTGTCAGACCATACAATGGGGATTGGTGTCGCGGTTGCCAGTGTCGCACTTGGGGCAACAGTTATCGAAAAACATTTTACGTTAAGAAGAGCAGACGGTGGAGTTGATTCCACATTTTCATTGGAACCAGAAGAAATGAAGGCACTTGTCGTGGAAAGTGAACGTGCGTGGTTATCACTAGGTTCTGTGAAACTGGAAAGATCAAAAGCAGAAGAAAAATCGATCATTTTTAAAAGATCTTTATATGTAGTAAAAGATGTCAAAAAGGGTGAAACGTTTACAAGTGAATCTGTTCGTAGTATTCGACCTGGGTATGGAATTCCTCCTAAATATATTGATATCATTATTGGCTCAAAGGCTATGTTTGATATTCCTAGAGGAACCGCAGTTAGTTGGGATATGATCAATGGAAAAAAATAATCATTTATCAGTTGCTATCGTAGGGGCTGGACTTAGTGGTTCATTACTCGCCATCAATTTATTAAAGAACACTTTTAATGGCAAAATTGAAATTTTCTTAATTGAATCTTCTAAAAAAAGATTTGGTAGAGGTGTTGCTTATTCACCGAATTCAATTTATCAAAAATTAAATGTTCCTGCAAAGGGCATGAGTTTGTTTCCAGAAAATCCGAATCATTTTGTGGATTGGTGGAAATCGAATGAAAAGAATTATTTTTATTTAGGAGAAAGTTATGATGAAAATTCATTTTTCCCTAGATTTATTTTTGGTGATTACTTAGAATCCACTTTGAATTCCAATATTCAAACAAAATCGCCCAATAAAGAGTTTTTTACAATCAACGATGAAGTAGTTGATGCTACAAAAATTGAATCACAATGGAAAATCAAACTTTCTTCGGGAGCGGAGTTGATTGTCGACAATCTAATACTCGCAACGGGGAATATCCCACCTGGAAATCCAAATTACCTATCTAATGATGTTTTGGATAGCAAACGATATTTACATAATCCATGGGATGATAGTTTATTTGAATCAATCCAATTGAATGAGTCGTTAGGTATTTTAGGTTCTGGTTTATCAATGGTAGATGTAATTATGACCTTAAAAAGAAAAAACTTCCAAGGTAAAATTGTTTCGTTTTCTAGGTCAGGAAAATTGCCCAAAGTTCATTCGAAACCAGATCATTTGAATCCAACTCCATTTCCCGAATTAGTTGGCAATGTAAATCATGATGTACATAAAATAAGAAATTGGATTCGAGAGAATGAAGGAATATCCGATGTCAATTTAATGAATGTGATCAGACCTTTCACATCTGAAATCTGGAAATCTTGGGATGGCAAAAGCCAACGCAGATTCATACGACATGTTCGTCCATTTTGGGAATCCTTTCGTCACAGAATTCCTTCTGAGTCTATGGAGATTATTTCTGAATGGATTCATTTGGGAAAACTTACATTTTTAAAAGCAAGGATTCAATCTTCCAAACTTGAAAATGACACGATTGAAATTTCTACATTAGAACCACACTCAAAATTTGGCTCGTATCGATTTGATCGATTGATCAATTGTACGGGACCTGATACAAAGTTGAAGGAAGTAAAAAGTGATTTATATAACAATTTGAAGAAGAAGGGATATATCACCCAATCGGAGAATGGAATTGGATTTGTCACTGGAAATTTAGGACAAGTAAAATCAAAAGAAGGTAAGTTTTTAACAAATTTATACTGTTTGGGTCCACTTAGAAAAAATGAATTATGGGAATCAACTGCTTTAAGAGAAATTAGAGACCAAGTAATTGAGTTAACTTCTGTTATTTCAAATTTAAACCTAAAAAATACCGATACACTAAATCAAACTAGTTTATAAGTTTTATAAGAATATTCTATCTAGGAAATCACATAACATATCAGTATATGAAAAAATTTGTCGCAACCATTGAAGCAAGAATGACTTCTTCACGTCTTCCTGGTAAAGTATTATTGCCAGTTCTCGGAAGACCTATCCTCGGTTATTTGATCGATCGATTGAAAAAAGTCCAATCAATCGATGAGATTGTCCTCGCAACAACCATCAATGAGGCTGATAACCCAGTTGTTGATTTTGCAAAATCCGAAGGGATTTCAGTGTTTAGAGGGAGTGAGGATGATGTTTTAATCCGTGTGGTTGATGGTGCAAAATCTGTAAACGCTGATGTGATTGTGGAAATTACAGGTGATTGTCCTATTATTGATCCGGAGATTATCGACCAATGCATTCAATTGTATAAATACAATAACGCTTCTTATGTTGGGAATGCACATATTAGAAGTTATCCAGATGGAATGGACGTTCAAGTGTTTTCGTTAAATGATCTTGAGAAGTCTGGTAATCTAACAAATGATAAATTAGACAGAGAACATGTTTCTCTATATATGAGAAATCATCCAGAGTTATTCCCCCACTTACATCTTGTAGCACCAACTTCCGTCTTTTGGCCTGAATTAGGCCTTACATTAGATGAAAAACAAGACTTTGAACTTTTGAAATCGATCATTGAACATTTTTATTCAATTCAAAAACCATTTTTTAGCATTTATGAATGTGTATCCTATTTAAAAGAGAATCCTAGGTTATTGGAAATCAATAAAAAAGTGTTAAGGAAGGGTGATACTTAAAATTGAAGGTTTTTATCGTAGGTCTTGGGCAAATTGGAATGGGGTATGATTACAAAGAAGATTACCATTTTAGTTGTTTAACCCATTTGAATGCAATACTTGCTCATGACGGTTATGAACTCGTAGGTGGATTTGATGTTTCGTTAGAAAGACGAAACATGTTTGAATCAAAATCAAAAGTGCCAAGTTTTGATGACCTTTTAGATGGTCTTACGAAAACAAATCCAGATTTCGTAATCCTTTCTACTCCAACCGAAACTCATTTTGAAATTCTAAAAACAATATTAAAACAGAAATCTTTAAAAGCCATACTGTGTGAGAAACCTATTTCTTATGATGACGAAGAAGCAACGCAAATGGTAAACTTGTGTGAGCAAAATAATATAAAATTATTTGTAAATTACCAAAGGTTTTACTTACCTTCTTCGGATGTGATAAAGAAAAAATTATTTCCTTCTCACAAAAAAATTGAATTTTTAAAGGGTGTTTGTTGGTATTCAAAAGGTTTGATACATAATGGAAGCCATTTTATCAATTTATTGGAATCTTGGTTAGGAAATTTAGAGTCAATTGAATCGATAACATCACACAATTATTGGTCAAACGAGGACATAGAACCTGACGCCTTATTTAGCTTTCAAAGAGGCAAAGTGTTTTTTATCTCATCGCGGGAATCAGATTTTTCTCACTATTCAATCGAACTGATTACATCTGAAGGGAAACTATCATATAAAAATGGGGGAGATGAAATTTATTGGCAAAATAAAGTTCCAGACCCAACCTTCCCTGGTTACACCATACTTTCGAAAGAAATGGAAGAGATCGAAAGTAATCATCTTAAGAGCCAATACTTTGTGTTAGATAAGATTTTAAAATTTATGGAAAATTCTAACTCTGTAGCAGTTTGTGAAGCATATAGTACGTTAAATATGATTAGAATGTTAAGAAAATTAAAGGTTGAGAAATGAACGATACATTAGCACTGTTAGGTGGTTCAAAAGTTATTAATTTTGAATTGAATCGGTATAATTCTTTGGGTCCAGAAGAAGTGGAAGCTGCTAAAAGAGTAGTTGAGAGTGGAAACTTGTCTCAATTTTTGGGATGTTGGGATCCAGATTTTTATGGTGGTCCCAAAGTACAAGAATTCGAAAAGAATTGCAGAGAGTATTTTAATGTTAAACATGCGATTACTGTCAATTCTTGGACTTCGGGACTGATAGCAGCGATTGGAGCTATAGGTATTGAACCTGGAGATGAAATCATTGTCAGTCCTTGGACTATGTCTGCATCAGCAACAGCGATCCTCCATTGGAATGCGATTCCAGTTTTTGCGGATATAGAACCAAATACCTATTGCATTGATCCAGTCTCTATTGAAAAAAATATCTCCCCATATACAAAGGCGATCATGGTTGTTGATATCTTTGGACAATCTGCAAATATGGATGAGATCAACCGGATCGCAAAAAAGCACAATTTAAAAGTAATTAATGATACAGCCCAAGCTCCTGGTTCCCTGTATAAAGGTAAATATACAGGTACGTTAGGTGATATTGGTGGTTATAGTTTAAATTACCATAAACATATCCATACAGGTGAAGGCGGGATCCTTGTTACAAACGATGATGAACTTGCCGAGAGAATGCAGTTAATTCGAAATCATGCGGAAGCTGTTGTGAAGGATAAGGGAGTTACTAACTTAACGAATATGGTTGGTTATAATTTCCGACTCGGTGAAATTGAATGTGCCATTGGAATTGAACAACTTAAAAAATTAGATTCCAAAATTAAGTCTAGGATCCATGCAGCTGAAAGATTAAGAAACGGTTTAAAAGGTCTGATCGGTTTAAAATTACCTGAAATTCGATCTGAAGCAACTCATGTTTATTACATTTTTCCTATGGAGATTGATGAAAAGGTAACTGGCGTAAGTAAACATAGAATTTATGATGCTTTGGTTGCGGAAGGTGTTTCTGACATCTCATTACAATATGCAAACCTACACCTTTTGCCAATGTACCAAAAGAAAATTGCATATGGTTCGAAAGGTTTTCCTTGGACTTCAGATATTTGCAAAAGAGATGTAGACTACTCTAAAGGAATTTGCCCTGTAGCTGAAGGTTTAAATGATTCAACATATCTAGGGTATGAAATGTGTGTGAGAGAATTCCCAGATGAACACGTTGACTTAGTGATCAGTGCGTTTCAAAAAGTTTGGAAACACCTAAACCAGTTAAAATGATCCATACATTTCTAAATGATTATTATTTAAGGCCACTTCGAAAAACTGATTTAGATGGGCCTTATTCTTCTTGGTTCTCTGACCAAAATATTACGAAGTATAGTTCCCATGGAAAATTTTTTAAGAATGAAAACTATTTTCTATCTTTTTATGAAAATTTAAATAGAGAAGACCAAGTGGTCTTAGGTATCTTTCATACTTTAGATGGTCATATTGGCAATTTAAGTTTGCAAGATATTTCTTGGATCAATCGCACAGCTGAATTTGCAATCATCATTGGAAATCAAAATCATCAGAATAAGGGTGTCTCTTACCAAGCAGCTAAGTACATTCTTGAACATGGTTTCAAAAAACTCAATTTGAATAAAATTTACTGTGGAACCGCTGATCAGAATATTGGAATGCAAAAACTAGCCTTAAAACTGGGAATGAAAGAAGAGGGGCGCCGTGTGGATCATCTTTTTTTAGAGGGTGGTTATCATGATGTTCTTATGTATTACATTCTAGCAAAGGATTGGAAAACGTAATCATTTGATCACAATCGTTTCACACGATGCTGGTGGTGCAGAGATACTTTCTAATTATGTTCTGCAAAACAAAAATAATTATCAGTATGTTCTAGACGGACCAGCTGTTTCCATTTTTTCGAAGTTACTTAGTGAGATAAATATAAAGTCTTTAGAAGAAACGATTGGGAATACAAAGTTATATATAACAGGAACTAGTTGGCAGAGCGAAATTGAAAAATTAACGATCCTAACCGCAAAAAAAAATCAAATCAAAGTGGTTAGTTTCATTGATCACTGGGTAAACTATAAGGAACGATTTCTTTATAAAGATCAGTTGGTGTTGCCTGATGAAATTTGGGTTGGTGATGAAGATGCTTTTAACTTGGCGAAATCCACTTTCCCTTCAGAAATTGTAAAACTAAAATCTAATCCCTATTTCGAATCTTTAAAATCTTATTTTAAAAATTTGAAAAATGAAAATCATTCTGATGAATTGCTTAACATTCTATTTATATGTGAAAATATAAGTGACCATGCCAAAAAATCATTTAATGATGAAAGGTATTGGGGTTACACAGAAACGGATGCAATTGAATTTTTTTTTCAAAATTTAACGAAACTTAAAATTAAATCAGGTTCTTATACTTTTAGGCCACATCCATCTGATGAAATGGGAAAGTATGATTGGGTATTAGAGAAGTATCCTGAATATCCGATTCAAATTTCGAATCGGGTTCCACTCTTTGAACAAATAGCTAAATCTGATTTGGTGGTAGGTTGCGAAAGTATGGCACTCATTGTTGCCTCATTGGCAAATAAAAAAGTAGTCAGTTGTATTCCTCCTGAAGGAAAAACTCTCGGCTTACCTCAAAGTAAAATCATTGAATTAAGAAGCCTATAAATTGGAGACATCGTTTTAAATGGATAATAATATAGTTTGGCTCAATCATAAAGTAACTCCAGAAGATCGGGCAAAAATAAAAAACCAAAAACCATGTATGCTTTGGCTAACAGGTCTTAGTGGATCTGGTAAATCAACAATTGCAAATGCATTGGAGAGTTATCTGAATCAAAATGGTTATCATACTGTTCTCCTTGATGGGGATAATTTGCGATTCGGTTTAAATAAAGACCTGGGATTTTCACCAGAAGATCGCTCAGAGAATATTCGTAGAATCGGAGAAGTAGGTAAACTTTTTGTAGAGGCTGGAGTCATTGTCATTGCATCTTTAATTTCACCTTTTTCGAAAGATCGAAAGATAGTTAGGGATTTATTTTCAGAAAATGAGTTTATAGAAGTTTATATTTCAACTCCTTTAGGTGTTTGTGAAAGCAGAGATCCAAAAGGTTTGTACAAAAAGGCAAGAATTGGTGAAATTCCAAATTTTACAGGGATTGGATCTCCGTATGAGGAACCAGTCAATCCTGAGATCAAAATTGATACTAACATTTATGATGTTCCAACTAGTATAGAGATGATTGTAACTCATCTATCGACTAAGGCAATTATTCCTACAAAAGGAAAGTGATTCGGTTTTATGTTGCAGAAAGTAATTAGAATTTTGTCTAACATATCTTATTGGAGGCTCAAACCGATTCGTTTTAACTTACGCTTAGACATTGATAAAGAAGCTAAATTAAAGTTAAACCGATCAAGTCATCTTCCTTGTCCTCTTTATGTTTCAAAAGGTGCCGAACTACAAGTTGGAGAAAATTTTCGCATTGCAAAGGATGGAATGATTTCAGTCAGAGATGGGGGAAGTAAAATTACCATTAATGATCATGTAAGTATAGGGGCAAATTGTTCGCTTTCGGTATCTTCTGGGTTTCAACTAAATATTGGAAAAGGAACTTCTATCCATTCTAATGCAATTTTTTCAGGTGAGATTAACATTGGTGAAGATTGTTTGTTTGGTCCTAGTGTAACATTACTTAGTACCACACATAATATTAATGGAAAACAGAAAATCAGAGAATTGGATGCAATTTATTTCAAAGAACATGGTCATTCCAAAAATGAACCAATCGAAATCGGAGACGATTGTTGGCTCGGAGTTAATTCTGTAATATTACCAGGAGTCAAATTAGGGAAGGGTTGTGTTGTTGGAGCTAATAGTGTTGTGACTAAAAATTTCCCTGATTATTCGATTTTAGGTGGGGTTCCAGCAAAGTTATTAAAGAAAAGAATTTAATCTATCTGAGGTTTATATGTTATTACAAGATCAAGTTTCTGTACAGGCAAAAGCAAAGTTTAAATTTTATCCTACCTCAATCGTAGGTTTGTTCTATTACTTTCGGTATCGAATTTTTTGTTTAAAGTCTTCTTATCTTAGAAGTTTTAGAAGAGCCAAAGAACAATTCAATTA contains the following coding sequences:
- a CDS encoding DegT/DnrJ/EryC1/StrS family aminotransferase; this translates as MNDTLALLGGSKVINFELNRYNSLGPEEVEAAKRVVESGNLSQFLGCWDPDFYGGPKVQEFEKNCREYFNVKHAITVNSWTSGLIAAIGAIGIEPGDEIIVSPWTMSASATAILHWNAIPVFADIEPNTYCIDPVSIEKNISPYTKAIMVVDIFGQSANMDEINRIAKKHNLKVINDTAQAPGSLYKGKYTGTLGDIGGYSLNYHKHIHTGEGGILVTNDDELAERMQLIRNHAEAVVKDKGVTNLTNMVGYNFRLGEIECAIGIEQLKKLDSKIKSRIHAAERLRNGLKGLIGLKLPEIRSEATHVYYIFPMEIDEKVTGVSKHRIYDALVAEGVSDISLQYANLHLLPMYQKKIAYGSKGFPWTSDICKRDVDYSKGICPVAEGLNDSTYLGYEMCVREFPDEHVDLVISAFQKVWKHLNQLK
- a CDS encoding PseG/SpsG family protein, with product MVLFLTEYFRSNGLGHLRRCIAFSELFESEGIKTKILVNTDHEDAEIFQSELNQQNWLVQNQLETWYDAIIIDSYRAEAADYEHFKQYTHHLVAIDDDKRIEYPSGCIIYNGGLGGLVYQYDPNRYKKILVGPEYALLRKEFRENRIEKKINQNIDRILITMGGSDPLHLTSKLIQFYHSEFPSSKLDVIVGPGFTEFTEEEFHQFPYLKKYRNLDARSMCELMLQVDLCITAGGQTIYELGKLGIPFIVIQTAENQTGNISGLVKSGVIESYIEPSRGDFLTNLSQLNQKLTNVSVRQNMSTKLKTIFQIKSFDIVGSILN
- a CDS encoding methionyl-tRNA formyltransferase, which encodes MNEVIFCGFGALGQSCLSELINAGLNVTHVLTHKELKSDSVDTLALENKIPFYYSDLRKDQILLHELKSKKIKYLISVNYRYIIPNQLLNSAEYPLNIHGSLLPKYRGRAPHIWAIINGEAFTGVTCHIMEATVDTGPIYSQIKIPISAETTGNDIINEFKAIYPKVLSETLEKIDNQYIPTPQKEEEATYFGKRIPEMGYIDILKSKKSILNFVRAQTRPYPGAYYFLPTGEKIIIYKISEFNSNENQTNLFLGSIRKFNEGYLIGVSDGILIITEYEII
- a CDS encoding glycosyltransferase family protein — translated: MKKFVATIEARMTSSRLPGKVLLPVLGRPILGYLIDRLKKVQSIDEIVLATTINEADNPVVDFAKSEGISVFRGSEDDVLIRVVDGAKSVNADVIVEITGDCPIIDPEIIDQCIQLYKYNNASYVGNAHIRSYPDGMDVQVFSLNDLEKSGNLTNDKLDREHVSLYMRNHPELFPHLHLVAPTSVFWPELGLTLDEKQDFELLKSIIEHFYSIQKPFFSIYECVSYLKENPRLLEINKKVLRKGDT
- a CDS encoding acyltransferase encodes the protein MLQKVIRILSNISYWRLKPIRFNLRLDIDKEAKLKLNRSSHLPCPLYVSKGAELQVGENFRIAKDGMISVRDGGSKITINDHVSIGANCSLSVSSGFQLNIGKGTSIHSNAIFSGEINIGEDCLFGPSVTLLSTTHNINGKQKIRELDAIYFKEHGHSKNEPIEIGDDCWLGVNSVILPGVKLGKGCVVGANSVVTKNFPDYSILGGVPAKLLKKRI
- the cysC gene encoding adenylyl-sulfate kinase, producing the protein MDNNIVWLNHKVTPEDRAKIKNQKPCMLWLTGLSGSGKSTIANALESYLNQNGYHTVLLDGDNLRFGLNKDLGFSPEDRSENIRRIGEVGKLFVEAGVIVIASLISPFSKDRKIVRDLFSENEFIEVYISTPLGVCESRDPKGLYKKARIGEIPNFTGIGSPYEEPVNPEIKIDTNIYDVPTSIEMIVTHLSTKAIIPTKGK
- a CDS encoding GNAT family N-acetyltransferase; its protein translation is MIHTFLNDYYLRPLRKTDLDGPYSSWFSDQNITKYSSHGKFFKNENYFLSFYENLNREDQVVLGIFHTLDGHIGNLSLQDISWINRTAEFAIIIGNQNHQNKGVSYQAAKYILEHGFKKLNLNKIYCGTADQNIGMQKLALKLGMKEEGRRVDHLFLEGGYHDVLMYYILAKDWKT
- a CDS encoding Gfo/Idh/MocA family protein, producing MKVFIVGLGQIGMGYDYKEDYHFSCLTHLNAILAHDGYELVGGFDVSLERRNMFESKSKVPSFDDLLDGLTKTNPDFVILSTPTETHFEILKTILKQKSLKAILCEKPISYDDEEATQMVNLCEQNNIKLFVNYQRFYLPSSDVIKKKLFPSHKKIEFLKGVCWYSKGLIHNGSHFINLLESWLGNLESIESITSHNYWSNEDIEPDALFSFQRGKVFFISSRESDFSHYSIELITSEGKLSYKNGGDEIYWQNKVPDPTFPGYTILSKEMEEIESNHLKSQYFVLDKILKFMENSNSVAVCEAYSTLNMIRMLRKLKVEK
- a CDS encoding FAD/NAD(P)-binding protein, which gives rise to MEKNNHLSVAIVGAGLSGSLLAINLLKNTFNGKIEIFLIESSKKRFGRGVAYSPNSIYQKLNVPAKGMSLFPENPNHFVDWWKSNEKNYFYLGESYDENSFFPRFIFGDYLESTLNSNIQTKSPNKEFFTINDEVVDATKIESQWKIKLSSGAELIVDNLILATGNIPPGNPNYLSNDVLDSKRYLHNPWDDSLFESIQLNESLGILGSGLSMVDVIMTLKRKNFQGKIVSFSRSGKLPKVHSKPDHLNPTPFPELVGNVNHDVHKIRNWIRENEGISDVNLMNVIRPFTSEIWKSWDGKSQRRFIRHVRPFWESFRHRIPSESMEIISEWIHLGKLTFLKARIQSSKLENDTIEISTLEPHSKFGSYRFDRLINCTGPDTKLKEVKSDLYNNLKKKGYITQSENGIGFVTGNLGQVKSKEGKFLTNLYCLGPLRKNELWESTALREIRDQVIELTSVISNLNLKNTDTLNQTSL
- the pseI gene encoding pseudaminic acid synthase, which encodes MNFEFSRNKKPFIIAEMSGNHNQSLERALEIIDSAASCGVAAIKIQTYTADTLTIDKGDGEFFISDPKSLWKGTSLYELYKKAYTPWEWHKAIFEHANKKGVLCFSSPFDFTAVDFLESLNAPAYKIASFENNDLPLIRKVAATKKPIIISTGMATIAEIAEAVDAVRSVGNENLTLLKCTSTYPASPENTNILSIPAMRDMFRCEVGLSDHTMGIGVAVASVALGATVIEKHFTLRRADGGVDSTFSLEPEEMKALVVESERAWLSLGSVKLERSKAEEKSIIFKRSLYVVKDVKKGETFTSESVRSIRPGYGIPPKYIDIIIGSKAMFDIPRGTAVSWDMINGKK